A region of Nerophis lumbriciformis linkage group LG26, RoL_Nlum_v2.1, whole genome shotgun sequence DNA encodes the following proteins:
- the LOC133623827 gene encoding cannabinoid receptor type 1A: MKSVLDAVADTTFRTITSGLQYLGSNDANYDGPVSDVDFKGAFSLQKPLSAFRSNSFPDKVPADEELILRGVLPFFPTNATELLSNRSTFRDEGDSIQCGENFMDMECFMILTPSQQLAVAVMSLTLGTFTVLENLVVLCVILQSRTLRCRPSYHFIGSLAVADLLGSVIFAYSFLDFHVFHRKDTPNVFLFKLGGVTASFTASVGSLFLTAIDRYISIHRPLAYRRIVTRTKAVIAFCMMWTISIVIAVLPLLGWNCKRLKSVCSDIFPLIDENYLLFWIGVTSVLVLFIIYAYIYILWKAHHHAVRMLSRTSQKSLVVYSADGTKVQTTRPEQARMDIRLAKTLVLILAVLVICWGPVLAIMVYDLFWRMDDDIKTVFAFCSMLCLLNSTVNPIIYALRSKDLRHAFLSSCQACRGSAQQLDNSLESDCQNRNISANRAAESCVKTTVKIAKVTMSVSTETSAEAV; the protein is encoded by the coding sequence ATGAAGTCCGTGCTGGACGCGGTGGCGGACACCACCTTCCGGACTATCACATCCGGTTTACAATATCTGGGCTCCAACGACGCCAACTATGACGGGCCCGTCAGCGACGTGGACTTCAAAGGCGCCTTCTCCCTCCAGAAGCCTCTCTCCGCCTTCCGCAGCAACTCCTTCCCCGACAAGGTCCCCGCCGACGAGGAGCTGATCCTCCGCGGCGTCCTCCCCTTCTTCCCCACCAACGCCACGGAGCTCCTGTCCAACCGCAGCACCTTCCGCGACGAGGGCGACAGCATCCAGTGCGGGGAGAACTTCATGGACATGGAGTGCTTCATGATCCTGACGCCCAGCCAGCAGCTGGCCGTGGCCGTCATGTCGCTGACCCTGGGGACCTTCACCGTGCTGGAGAACCTGGTGGTGCTGTGCGTGATCCTGCAGTCACGCACGCTGCGCTGCCGGCCCTCCTACCACTTCATCGGCAGCCTGGCCGTGGCCGACCTGCTGGGGAGCGTCATCTTCGCCTACAGCTTCCTGGACTTCCACGTGTTCCACAGGAAGGACACTCCCAATGTGTTTCTCTTCAAGCTGGGCGGAGTCACGGCGTCCTTCACCGCCTCCGTGGGCAGCCTCTTCCTCACCGCCATCGACCGATACATCTCCATCCACCGACCGTTGGCCTACAGGCGCATCGTGACTCGGACCAAGGCGGTCATCGCCTTCTGCATGATGTGGACCATCTCCATCGTCATCGCCGTGCTGCCCCTGCTGGGCTGGAACTGTAAGCGCCTCAAGTCGGTGTGCTCGGACATCTTCCCCCTCATCGACGAGAACTACCTGCTCTTCTGGATCGGGGTGACCAGCGTGCTGGTTCTTTTCATCATCTACGCCTACATCTACATCCTGTGGAAGGCGCACCACCACGCCGTGCGCATGCTAAGCCGCACCTCCCAGAAGAGCCTGGTGGTGTACTCGGCGGACGGCACCAAGGTGCAAACCACGCGCCCCGAGCAGGCCCGCATGGACATCCGCCTGGCTAAGACCCTGGTGCTCATCCTGGCGGTGCTGGTCATCTGCTGGGGTCCGGTCCTGGCCATCATGGTCTACGACCTCTTCTGGAGGATGGACGACGACATCAAGACGGTGTTTGCGTTCTGCAGCATGCTGTGCCTGCTCAACTCCACCGTCAACCCCATCATCTACGCCTTGAGGAGCAAGGACCTGCGCCACGCCTTCCTCAGCTCCTGCCAGGCCTGCAGGGGCAGCGCCCAGCAGCTGGACAACAGCCTGGAGTCGGACTGCCAGAACCGGAACATCTCGGCCAACAGGGCGGCGGAGAGCTGCGTGAAGACCACTGTGAAAATCGCCAAAGTGACCATGTCCGTGTCCACCGAGACGTCGGCGGAGGCCGTCTGA
- the LOC133623828 gene encoding akirin-2-like has translation MACGATLKRTLDFDPLMKQNSPKRRRCTPVRSPVSSPQKYLRLEPSPFGQVSSRLTTEQMLQNIKQEYKRLKRLNLESSLQQVDSFAPLDLQNIPSGSFTSGSSSGPSSPTRKEQPLFSLRQVGMICGRLLREREDKIREEYDEILTTKLAEQYDAFVKFTHDQLMRRFGEQPASYVS, from the exons ATGGCGTGTGGAGCTACTCTGAAAAGAACTCTGGATTTTGACCCGTTAATGAAGCAAAACTCCCCCAAGAGGAGGAGGTGCACCCCGGTCAGATCTCCCGTCTCCTCGCCTCAGAAATATCTTCGTCTGGAGCCTTCGCCGTTCGGACAAGTGTCCTCCAGGCTCACCACAG AGCAAATGTTGCAGAATATCAAACAGGAGTATAAACGGCTCAAAAGACTGAATTTGGAGAGTTCTCTCCAGCAAGTAGACTCTTTTGCTCCTCTGGACCTTCAGAATATTCCTAGTGGATCCTTCACATCAG GTTCTAGCTCAGGCCCGTCCTCGCCCACCAGGAAAGAGCAGCCCCTATTTTCCCTCAGACAAGTGGGGATGATCTGCGGAAGACTACTGAGGGAGCGTGAGGATAAAATACGAGAGGAGTACGATGAGATTCTCACAACAAAACTAGCAG AGCAGTATGACGCCTTCGTTAAGTTTACACACGATCAGCTGATGAGGAGGTTTGGTGAGCAGCCTGCGAGCT ATGTTTCTTGA